ATGACCTGTCAGAGCTGTCAAAAAAAGCACCCCACTATCCTGCACattgaaggaagagagagatttaGATCTCAAAAGGCAGATATGAGTGGTGTAGCAGTAAAGCGGGAGGAGACTGTCAGCAATGCTCTTGTCTCACTGGAAGCTGGTGAAGATACCGGGGCCGGTACAGATTGTGCACTTGCAATTGTGCCAGTTCAAGTAAAGGTggcaaatggaagcaagtctgtgTTAACCTATGCGTTTCTCGATTCTGGTAGCTCGGCAACATTTTGTACGGAGAGACTCATGAGGCAGCTGAATGCTAAATGCAGTGAGACTGAAATTCTGCTACGCACAATGGGGCAGGAGAGTCCTACCAAGAGCTTTGAGATATCTGGATTAGAGATTGGCAACGTGGAAGGCAACACATTTCTTGCATTACCAAAGGTCTACACCCAAAATAAGATCCCAGTGACAAGAGAGAACATTCCCACTCAGAAAGATCTCAAAATTGTGGCCATACCTGAAAGAGGTTCAGTTGAAGGAAATTGATGCTGACGTCGAACTCCTGATTGGCGTAAATGCTCCAAAGGCAATGGAACCCTGGCAAATCATAAATAGCCAAGGCAACGGACCGTATGCAGTGAAAACCATCTTTGGATGGGTGATGAACGGTCCTCTTAACAATTGTACCATGGCAGAAGAATCTGGATGTCCTACGGTGATGGCCAATCGTATCTCAATGGCCGACCTGGGGGTTCTTCTTGTAAATCAATACAACCATGACTTCCCTGAGAGAGAGTATGAAGAGAAGAGTGAGATGTCAGCTGAGGATCGTAAGTTTATGGAGATAGTATCAAGCTCCATAACCCTCAAAGACCGTCACTACTACTTACCGTTGCCCTTTCGCAACAAACAGGTAGTCCTGCCGAACAATCGTGACATGGCAAAGCAGCGGGCTCTAAATATCATCAGGAAGTTTAAGAAGGATGAAGGTTATGCTGCAGAGTACAAAGGCTTCATGGAAGAGATGATAACAAAAGGTTATGCCGAGAAGGTACCACAAGAACAGCTTCTCAGAAAGAAAGGCAAGGTATGGTACATACCACACCATGGCGTTCACCATAAGCGCAAAGGAACAATACGAGTGGTGTTTGAAAGTTCATCATCCTATAAAGGTACATCTCTTAACAGTGAACTCCTTCAAGGCCCTGACCTGGCAAACACGCTTATAGGAGTCTTGCTAAGATTTCGGCAAGAGCACATTGCCATGATGGCAGACATCGAAGGAATGTTCCATCAAGTACGTGTCCATGAAGATGACTTAGTCTTCCTGCGATTCCTATGGTGGCCGGATGGTGACACTAGCAAAAGATTGGAGGAGTACAGAATGACAGTACATCTTTTCGGTGCTATATCCTCTCCAAGTTGTGCAAATTTTGCACTACGAAAGACTGCAGAAGACAACTGTGAGAGGTACGATGAAGAGGTGATTCAAACAGTCAAGTCCAACTTCTACGTTGATGACTGCCTCAAATCAGTGGCCACAGAAGAACAAGCCATAGCTCTCACAAAAAACCTCAGGGATGTGTGCTCTCAGGGTGGGTTCAAATTGACCAAGTGGGTCGGCAACAGCCATGCTGTGCTGGCTTCTATCCCTGATGAACACAAAGCCAAGCAAATAAAAGAACTGGACCTGGACAGAGAAAAGCTGCCTGTTGAAAGAGCACTTGGAATCCGATGGAACATTGAAAGAGATGCCTTTACCTTCCGAGTCATTGTCAAGAACAGACCCCTTACAAGAAGAGGTATTCTCTCTACTGTCAGCTCTGTTTATGATCCATTAGGTTTCCTCGCCCCATTCGTATTAAAGGCAAAGCAAATTCTTCAAGTGCTCTGCAAGCTAAAGTGTGGATGGGACGAAGTCATCCCCGAAGAACACTCTATTTCATGGAAGAGATGGCTCTCAGAGCTAGACCAGCTTACCAGATTccagatagacaggtgtatgatgCCTGAGAACTTTGGTCAAGTCAAGACCGCACAGCTGCATCACTTCGGTGACGCAAGTGAGCAAGGTTATGGCACGGCAAGCTACCTTAGGTTCACAAACGGTATGGGAAAGGTCCACATTGCATTCATACTGGGGAAATCAAGGGTCACTCCACTCAAGCAGATGATGATCCCCAGACTGGAACTCGCTGCAGCAACATTGGCAGTGAGAGTGGACAGGATGTTAAGGTTGGAGCTCCAGATTGAACTTGAGGAGTCAACTTTCTGGACAGACAGCCAGTCTGTGCTAAAATACATCCGCAACGATACCAAGAGATTCCATACCTTTGTGGCTAATAGGGTTGCTATGATCCGTGACCTATCGAAAGCAAAACAGTGGAGGTATTTGAACTCCAAACACAACCCAGCCGATGACGCTTCAAGAGGATTACATGTTGAAATTTTCCTTAACTCAAAGAGATGGCGTAAAGGACCAGACTTCCTGGAGAAAACAGAAACACAATGGCCAAAAGTCCCCGAGGAGCTTGGCTCCATCCCTTCAGATGATCCAGAGGTGAGAAAAGACGTCATCGTAAACAGTACATGTGTGGAAGAAAAGAGTCCGACCAGCAAACTGATCGAGTACTATTCAACATGGAACAGCTTGAAGAAAGCAGTTGCCTGGATGCTGAAACTGAAGAGACTTCTTCTACAGTTAAGCCAGAAAAGGAAAGTTCTCACACAAACTGATCCAGGTTCAGATCAGTGTCTGACAAACTCACTGAAGGAACAAATTGACAAGTTCAAACTGACATTTGGAAAAGAAAGTCTGTCTGTGGATGACCTAGATAAAGCAGAAAAGGCCATCATTCGATTTGAGCAACGACAGCACTTTAAACAAGAAATTGCACTAGTTGTGAAAGGAAAACAATGTGCCAAGAGAAATGGCTCAATCTGTAAGCTTGATCCAATTGTTGACAATGGCATTCTGAGAGTGGGAGGAAGGTTAAGCAAAGCTGCTATGCCTACGGAACTAAAGAATCCTATGATCCTACCCAAAGACTCCTACATCTCCAAACTGATCTTACTCCACATCCATGAGCAGGTTGGCCACTCTGGGAGAGGTCACATGCTTTCTAGACTTCGCCAGCGATAATGGATACCCTGTGCCAACTCCTTAGCAAGGAAGATCCTTAAGAGCTGTGTCTTCTGCAGGCGGATGCGagctagagctggagaacagaagaTGGCCGACCTTCCACAAGATCGGGTGTCACCTGATTTGCCGCCTTTCACCCATGTGGGCATAGATTACTTCGGCCCCATAGAGGTGAAGTGAGGCCGCGTTCATGTGAAGCGGTATGGTGTGATCTTTACTTGCCTTGTGAGTCGAGCTGTCCATCTAGAAGTTGCTAGTTATCTGGATACTGATTCCTGCATCAATGCCCTGCGCAGGTTCATCTGTCGAAGGGGCCCAGTCACAAGTATCAGAACAGACAATGGCACCAACTTtgttggaacacacagagagctaGGAGAAGCTCTGAAAGAGTTGGATCACAACAAGATTCAAAATGAATTACTGAAGGAAGGAGTGACATGGTCATTCAATCCTCTCTCTGGAGCCCACCATGGGGGGGTATGGGAGAGGTTGATCCGACTGGTGAAAAAGATCCTCTATTCAGTCCTTAAAGAGCAAGTACTGGATGATGAGGATTTGCAGACAGACTTGTGTGAAGTTGAGGCAATAATGAACGACAGACCAATCACAACTGTAACAGATGACCCTAATGATCTAGACCCCCTGACTCCGaaccatctgcttcatctgaaagCAAAGCCAGTCCTGCCACCAGGACTATTCCAGAGAAGCGACCTATACCCACGAAGGAGATGGAAGCAAGTACAATATATTACTGACCTCTTCTGGAAGAGATGGATTAGGGAGTATCTTCCACTTATGCAGGAGCGGAACAAGTGGAACAAAACTAAGAGAAACTTCAGTCCTGGTGACCTTGTGGTCATCGTCGACGACACCGCCCCTAGGAACTCTTGGCTAATGGGGCGTGTATTGGAGGCTTTGCCAGGGGCCAAAGGTCTTGTCCGGAGCGTCTTGGTTAAGACCAAGACCAATATCTTACAGAGACCTATCAATAAACTCTGTCTGCTCCTGGAGGCGGcggagtgagacacacacacacacaaacacacacagtgctcCATCTTTGAATCACGTGCACCTCTGATTCGTTGATGTTGTACTCTTACATTCTTTGATGTTGTACTCTTACATTCTTTGATGTCGGAGTCATACATTTTTTGGACGTCATACTCTTGACATTTTTGGAAGTTGAACACCTGAACACTTCAACTCAGACTGAGATCTACGGACTATTTTCCTATATGGCACCTTGTATATTTGTATATAGCTATGAACTGTAATAGTGCTCTGGTATAGAATGTTTTGTGTATTGGCTCTACGTTTGAATATTAAGTAATTGTTGTCCACTCAGTGCAGTTAACAATTAGGGGCCGGTATGTTAGAGCCGATTCGGACatatctgtataaaagacagaacatacagagctccatgtatatttgtgtaaatatgaatgtatatgatgaaatattaggtacgtacctttatgatttatatttacctgtTTGAGATGTATTCATTTGTTGTTAGTGTAACTTAGTTTTGTCCCCCCCttcttgcccattcattgtactgcagtaagtgtgttaggataaaagcaggaagttgggcctttggggggaggagtccttgctagacgcgggagcggtatagttttttgaccatacagacatacagacaggtcatattgtgtattttccatatcaagtaacctatgttttaagttgattggatattcattttcctgttagatataagaagaataaacatttttgttgcaccatatccctggatcacattgaatgtttggctttttggaaaccttgagtgtggactgtatgcgtaccaaacaaccccgcttcaggcttgggcagtggctatggtaaagaggaaaggaagccactacagtaagtgatttattttattgctaATTCTCACTTTCGTGACgcatctgcttggttggaaaatgtatgtCTTGCTTTTctgtgcggggcgctgtcctcagataatcgcatggtgtgcttttgccgtaaagcctttttgaaatctgacaacgtggcTGGATTAACCTCTTACGACAGCAATcgcatagggggcagtattgtcactttcagaaaaaatatgtgcccatattaaactgcctcctactcaaactcagaagctaggatatgcatattattagtagatttggatagaaaacactctgaagtttctaaaactgtttgaatgatgtctgtgagtataacagaactcatatggcaggcaaaaacctgacgaaaaatcctaccaggaagtggaaatctgatgcgtGGACtctttttcaagtcattgcctatcgaacacacagtgacgtagtaatcattgtgcacttcctaaggcttccactagatgtcaacagtctttagaaagttgtttgaggcgtctacgatgaacagagaccgaacgaGAAGCCTGGGAAGTTGGAATATTACTGGAttttcacgttctaaaggccctaaagattgatgctttacaacgtttgacatgtttgaacgaacgtaaatagatttctTTTTCACTTTTCGGCGTGACATTTTCCGCgcacttcctacatttggagtagctgaactgaacgtgcgaacaacaaggagctatttggacataaattatggagtttatcgaacaaaacaacatttattgtggacctgggaattctggaagtgccttctgatgaagatcatcaaaggtaagtgaatatttctaatgctatttaatattttagatgactccaaaatggtggctatctgtattgcctagtgtatttttctgagcgcagtactcagattattgcaaagtgtgctttcccagtaaagttattttgaaatctgtcaatgcggttgcataaagaagatgttcatctataattctttgaatgacagtttaatattttatcaacgtttatgacgagtatttttgtaaattgttgtgctgattcaccggaagtatttgagggaaaatattttctgaacgtcacgcgccaatgtaaaatgctgtttttagatataaatatgaactttatcgaacaacaaatgcatgtattgtgtaacatgatgtcctaggagtgtcatctgatgaagatcgtcaaaggttagtgcttcatttagctgtgttttgggtatttgtgatgcatgctagttgcttggaaatggctgtgtggttatttgtgtctatgtactctcctaacataatgtttttgctttcgctgtaaagcctttttgaaatcggacaatgtggttcgatttaggagaagtgtatctatgaaatggtgtaaaatagtcctatgtttgagaaattgaaattattagatttgtggttttgaatctggcgctctgatttttcactggctattgtcaaacTCAGTCCCGGTTACGGGATTGTTGTCGTAAGAAGttttaacaagaagttaagcttctttttttttttttacaaaagaaAGGTGAGCGAAACACGTAAAGTCGAGTTTTTAAGAAAAGCCTCTGTTAcataggctctgagtgtgttttcctgtgtgaggggggctccttggaggtgtaaacagggccgagTGGAGGATGATCTGAGAGTTAGTCGACTCAAAGACACCTATCATTGGTCGGTTGCAGGCAACTTAGAGCCGTCCTGACACTGAATTGATCACAGTGGGGATTGGTGGGGTCTGTAGGGGCGAGTGGCCAGGGTGACTGTGGTTTGTATGTGAAACAAGGTACTTGGTGAAGCGCTATTGGAGAAAAAAATTACCTTATTCTGAAAAGTGTCTAAGTGATCCTCAGAAGTGGTGAAATCCAATGATTTTAAATGTGCTAGCCAGGTATGCCCTGTGTTCCTCTGTGTGAGTGTTTTGGGACCACTAATTAGGTAATATTTTGATAATGTtattgttatgtatggtacgatgtgctgtacgtcatactatacgttgttatggtttacgacagtgtgctgctttacggatgaatgggttgtcaggatgagtggcacatgtcattaaatgacagagtgatgtacaatgtgaaaccgtgcagacgtgcgttcttctacagctaggctagatataacatTGGTGACGAAGATGGCTGAATTCAGTTTACCACCGCCGGCACCATTCCTCGCCGTGCCTGGCGAACCTCCAGTCCCGTGGAATAACTGGCTTGATAGCTTTAACACTTATATCGAAGCTATGGACTTTTCTACAATCTCCGACAAGCGGAGGACAGCACTGCTCCGTCACTGCCTCGGTACAGAGGGACAAAGTATTTTCAGAGCGCTTGGATCGGCTCCTACATTCACTGCTGCAGTCAGCCTCCTACGGAACCACTTCGCCGGGAAAGAGCGAGTGCTCCTCCTCCGACGCTACCGGCTACGGAAGAGACACCAACGGCCGGGTGAGTCCATTCAAAGCTACGTGGCTAATCTGAGGGATTTGGCTAGCTCTTGTAACTATGGGACACTTCAGGACGAGATCATCAGGGATCAGTTGATAGAGGGGACGTTATGTGAAAAGACAAGGGAGAAACTTATTTTGGAATCGGATAATTTACAACTAGATGGACCTATTAAAATAGCACTCCAGGTTGAAGCGGCGTTGGAATGCTCTACTATGCTAACAGACAGATCTGCAGCATACACTCGGCCCCCAGCCATTCTCACACAGCAGCTTCAGCCCGAGCAGGCGCACTACAACGATCACGCGCTATGCATGGCCTCCCACGTTGATAGCTGCATGGACACAGACACCGGCATGCCCGTGCAGCAGGCACACAGACAAACGAACAGAAGTAGCTGTGGCAACTGTGGGGCTAGCTCTCACAATTCAAGGGCTTCAAACTGCCCAGCCCGTGGGAAAATATGCAAGAACTgttcaaaatacaatcactttgcaaaagtgtgtcgttctgccccagctACTAGCTCCACCCAGCACAGGCCCTTAGTTTCATCTCACTCTCAACATGAACGCACGGAAATTCGAACTGTCTCcaccaaccatgtgtcattcaggacATGCACTGTGCAGCTGGGTGAGGTGGGTTTGCCTTTGCTGCTGGATACTGGCGCTGCGGTGTCATTGCTCAACCTTGCCACTTACTACAAGTTTTTCAGTCACCTACCACTCCAACAGccctccactgccctgtgtgggtACGGTAGATCCAAGATAGACATTGTAGGCACCCTCCAGGTCCCAGTACACTACGGCACCAAGCATCTGCCATCATTCACATTTCATGTTGCAAAGCGGGGTGCCAACCTCTTGGGCCTCGACCTCTTCACAGGCTTGGGATTCACGCTGAGAGATGACAGTGGGTCAGCTATCCACCAGGTTACCTGCACATGGCAACAGAACTGGCCAACTCTGTTTGATGGACTGGGCTGCCTCACAGCCTTTACTCACAGGCCCCTAGTGAATCCGGAAGTGACCCCAGTGATGCAGCCCCTGCGGCGCATTCCCTTTGCACTGCGTGATGATGTCACAAAAGATCTCCAGGCACAGTTGGATGCAGGCATCATTGAGCCAGTCAACGCTGCCCCCTGGATTTCAAACTTAGTCATTGCAACCAAAAAGTCAGGTGGAATCCGGACCTGCGTGGATCTTCGTGCTGTGAACAAGGCCGTTGTCCCGGATAAGTACCCCTTGCCTACAGCTGAGGAGCTGACCGCACAATTCCATGGCTCCACGATCTTCACGAAGCTTGACCTTCGTCAGGGTTATCTTCAGGTACCCCTCCATGCAGCTAGCAGAGATCTCACTACCTTTGTCACACATGCTGGCGTGTTCAGATATACACGCATGCCTTTTGGACTTAACTCCGCCCCCAGCTGCTTCCAGAAGGTGATGAGCACCATCCTTGCTGGAATACCTGGGGTGGCGGTCTATCTGGATGACATCGTGGTCCACGGTCCTGACCTCCACATACATGATTATCGACTCCACAGAGTATTCAGCGCTCTACTGCAGAACAACCTGACCCTTAACGGTGGTAAGTGCACCTTTGCAGCTCCAGCCGTCGAGTTTGTGGGGTTCTGCCTGTCGGCCAAAGGCATTGCCCCACTCATGTTGAACATTGAAGCCATCCACAGGATCCCGGAACCGACCTCAGCCTCTCAGGTGGCATCATTCTTGGGCATGACAGCCTACTACCTCCGGTTTCTGCCCCACTACTCCCAGACCACAGCGCCCCTTCGCCAGCTCCTCAAGAAGGATGAGCCATGGGCCTGGACGGCAGCCTGCTCAGACGCGGTCCGCTCACTGAAGAGccagctcaccacagccccagtctTGGCTCACTTTGACCCCGTCTGCCCCACCATTGTCACATGTGACGCCTCAGCTGGAGCACTAGGAGCTGTCCTCTCACAGCTGCAGAATGGTATTGAGAGGCCCGTCGCCTTCGCCTCAAGGGCCCTGAGCCCCACAGAACAACGGTACTCTGTGGGCGAACGAGAAGCACTGGCCTGTGTCTGGGCGTGCGAAAGGTGGCACCTCTACCTCTATGGCCGTCTGTTCACGCTCCGAACCGACCTCCAGTCCCTCACAACGCTACTGTCGGCATCAGGAACTGGCCACAAGCCACTTCGGCTGCACAGATGGGCCGACCGCCTCAGACAGTACGACTATCAGCTGAAGTTCACTCCAAGGAGGGATAACGTGGTGGCAGACCTCCTCTCACGCTCATTTGACGCTCCTACTCCGACCGTCTTGCCAGACGACAACGAAACAGAGCTCGTACAAATGCTTTACGCTCCTCTTCAGTCAGTCGTCTCACTGGAGGAGCTGAAGCAAGCATCGGAACAGGATCCCACACTGTCTACCCTGCGCACCTACATACGCACTGGATTGCCAGCACACGTGCCGGAAGAGCTGGCGACTTTCGCCAGGGTGAAGCACGAACTGTCTTGCTGGGAAGAAGTCTGTGTCTCTCGAGGGTTTTGCACTGTGGTCCCAAGTGGTCTGCGTGTGCGTGTTTTATCCATGGCGCACGAGGGGCACTTGGGCATAGTGAAGGTCAAACAGCGATGTCGAGACCTTGTGTGGTGGCCAGGCATCGACCACGACATTGAAGCCCTGGTCAGGGATTGTGCTGCATGCCTCCTCAGTGGGAAAACAGGACAGTCCGCCCCACCCCCCCCTGCAGCCTCTCGCATGGCCGTCCCGCCCCTGGGAGCACATCCAACTGGACATCTGTGGCGAGCTCCATGGTCACGCAGTCCCTCACCATCagcgcttcctggtggtggtgtaTGACCTCCACTCTAAGTGGCCAGAAGTGGTTCCTGTCGGAACTGTCACAGCACAGGCCATCGTGGACATCCTAGACAGCCTGTTCACAAGGTGGGGCCTGCCCCTCACCCTTACCACGGACAATGGGCCCCAGCTAATCTCTGCCGAGTTCTCCTCATATCTCAGCAACAAGGGAATCAAACACATCCGCACGGCCTACTACAACCCACAAGCTAACAGAGGGGTGGAACGCTTCAACCAAATGCTGAAGAACGGCATCAGAGCGCACCTGGTCCAGGGGTGCACGTTCCAAACTGCTTTGAATCAAACGCTAATGCACTACAGAGcaagaaaacacacaacaacacaggccTCCCCGGCATCTCTCATGCTAGGTCGTGAGATGGAACTGCCACTGGACAGACTCAGAACACAGAGAGTTGCAGAACCGGCGACTAGGTGCACCCAAGAAAAACAGGCAGTGACCAGGCACCAAAGAGAAATGAAACAGCGTTTTGACAAGGCACACAGGGTGAAGAAGTCGATCATCCAAGTGTCTGACTGGGTCCGAGCCTGACGGCCTCAGCGGTGCAACAAAATGGCCTCATTCTGGTCGGAACCCCTGCAGGTCAGTCGACAACTGGGGCCCGCCACATTCATGTTGAGGAATGGATCATGCTGGCACGCCAGCCGCCTCAGGAAAGTCCCTGCCCCTCAAGGAATACGAAtgcacacagaacagacatgCAGGCCAGAGACGCCACCGGATGGAcctcccccaccactaccacccgagCCCCAGCCTCTGTGGGCTCCCCAAGGGCCAGAGCCACAAGCGGTGGCGGTTGAAGAAAGGCCTATGCGGGCACGAACTCGCCCTGCTCATCTGGGGGACTACTTAACCTCTTTTCATTCTTAGGCTCCGACAGGTGTCTTAGTCAACCTCCAGGTTAATGGACTGAACTGGCTAGTTTGGAGGGTCCTTCCGTTTAAAGGttaatgttttatttcttacaGGTATCACTCTAAGTTCTTGCCCTATGGACATTTTATATATGGTACCAGTCCCTGGTTTTGGAAAGGGGGGGGAaatgttatgtatggtacgacgtgctgtacgtcatactatacgttgttatggtttacgacagtgtgctgctttacggatgaatgggttgtcaggatgagtggcacgtcattaaacgacagagtgatgtacaatgtgaaaccgtgcagacgtgcgttcttctacagctaggctagatataacaGTTATGGGTTTCCCTGTTTATATAGATTATATAGGTAATCTTTGTAGAAGCGTTCTGCGTGGGCGAGGTAGGTTGACTCTGTGTGGGTAACCTTTCAATGATGTTCTGTGTTAACATCTGACCAATCCTGTGTGGATGTGTAacaatgtgcgctgagagtcgggaagcaagttcagggagtgagtgtttaaaTAAATGAACACATCATAATACAAAATAGACATGACACACgaacagaaacaataatgcctggggaaggaaccaaagggagtgacatatatatggaaggtaatcagggaaatggattccaggtgagtctgatgacgcgcaggtgcgcgaaaggatggtgacaggtgtgccccataacgagcagcctggtgacctagaggccggagagggagcacaggtGACATGATGGTTATTTAGTAATGTTCTGTGGGAGCATTTGATCAGTACTGTGTGGATGATCATGAAGGCTCTGTGTGAGCCTGAGATAAATAATAATTAGTAGACACGTTAATGCTATACAATGGTTTAaaatagttacagttgaagttggaagtttacatacaccttagccaaatacatttaaactcagttttcacaattcctgacatttaatccgagtataAATTATCTGTaataggtcaattaggatcaccactttattttaagaatgtgaaatgtcagaataattagagagaatgatttatttcagcttttatttatttcatcacattcccagtgggtcagaagtttacatacactcaattagtatttggtagcatttattttaaattgtttaacttgggtcaaatgtttcgggtagccttccacaagcttcccacaataagttgggtgaattttggcccattcctcctgacagagctggtgtaacggagtcaggttcgcaggcctccttgctcgcacacgctttttcagttctgcccacaaatgttctattggtttgaggtcagggctttgtgatggccactccaataccttgactttgttgtccttaagccattttgccacaactttggaagtatgcttggggtcattgtccatttggaagatccatttgcgaccaagctttaacttcctgactgatgtcttgaaatgttgcttcaatatatccacgcaattttcctacctcatgatgcaatctattttgtgaagtgcaccagtccctcctgcagcaaagcacccccacaacatgatgctgccacccccgtgtttcacggttgggatggtgttcttcggcttgcaagcgtccccctttttcctccaaacataacgatggtcattatggccaaacagttctattcttgtttcatcagaccagaggacatttctccaaaaagtatgatctttgtccccatgtgcagttgcaaaccgtactctggctttttttatggcggttttggagcagtggcttctcccttgctgagcggcatttcaggttatgtcgatataggagttgttttaatgtggatataaatacttttgtacctgtttcctccagcatcttcacaaggtcctttgctgttgttctgggattgatttgcgcatttcgcaccaaagtacgttcatctctaggagacagaacgcgtctccttcctgagtggtgtgagggctgcgtggtcccatggtgtttatacttgtgtactgttgtttgtacagatgaacgtggtaacttcaggcatttggaaattgctcccaaggatgaaccagacttgtggaggtcgacaattctttttttctgaggtcttggctgattttcttttgattttcccatgatgtcaagcaaagaggcactgagtttgaaggtaggccttgaaatacatccacagatacacctccaattgactcaaatgatgtcaattaccctttcagaagcttctaaagccatgacataattttcgggaattttccaagctgtttaaaggc
The DNA window shown above is from Salmo salar chromosome ssa13, Ssal_v3.1, whole genome shotgun sequence and carries:
- the LOC123726166 gene encoding uncharacterized protein; its protein translation is MMADIEGMFHQVRVHEDDLVFLRFLWWPDGDTSKRLEEYRMTVHLFGAISSPSCANFALRKTAEDNCERYDEEVIQTVKSNFYVDDCLKSVATEEQAIALTKNLRDVCSQGGFKLTKWVGNSHAVLASIPDEHKAKQIKELDLDREKLPVERALGIRWNIERDAFTFRVIVKNRPLTRRGILSTVSSVYDPLGFLAPFVLKAKQILQVLCKLKCGWDEVIPEEHSISWKRWLSELDQLTRFQIDRCMMPENFGQVKTAQLHHFGDASEQGYGTASYLRFTNGMGKVHIAFILGKSRVTPLKQMMIPRLELAAATLAVRVDRMLRLELQIELEESTFWTDSQSVLKYIRNDTKRFHTFVANRVAMIRDLSKAKQWRYLNSKHNPADDASRGLHVEIFLNSKRWRKGPDFLEKTETQWPKVPEELGSIPSDDPEVRKDVIVNSTCVEEKSPTSKLIEYYSTWNSLKKAVAWMLKLKRLLLQLSQKRKVLTQTDPGSDQCLTNSLKEQIDKFKLTFGKESLSVDDLDKAEKAIIRFEQRQHFKQEIALVVKGKQCAKRNGSICKLDPIVDNGILRVGGRLSKAAMPTELKNPMILPKDSYISKLILLHIHEQVGHSGRGHMLSRLRQR